One Physeter macrocephalus isolate SW-GA chromosome 19, ASM283717v5, whole genome shotgun sequence genomic window carries:
- the LOC102973521 gene encoding disintegrin and metalloproteinase domain-containing protein 1a-like — translation MSVAASVTHSASILPSLRKNQVALKEGKIKFQTWAQQKRDMRLGPVPGSSCFSLRIVLLLVISLPSLYCDLGSVYYSSYETVTPKSLTVEGREDQVEKLSYVLFMQGQKQLIQLKVKRDYFVNNFPVFSYHDGILGQEMPFISHDCHYEGYIEGIPGSFVSVNTCSGLRGVLIKEEKSYGIEPMHSSKRCEHVLYTMAHEAPVSCSVTSNDSQVAFTSRQQESSKPRSRQVPSYLWSHTKYVEMFVVVDNQRFQMWGSDVNETVQRVMDIIALANSFTRGINTEVVLAGMEIWTEGDLIEVPVDLRVALRNFNSWRQERLFHRVKHDVAHMIVGHHPKEDTGQAFLSGACSSDFAAAIESFHHEDVLLFAALMVHELGHNLGIPHDHSACVCKDKPFGLMRENITKESGFSDCSSDFFYQFLWEHKGACLFNKPGHRGRLRRKAQCGNGLLEDTEQCDCGSDCDIHPCCDQECMLKAHALCNPGPCCNNSCQYEPTGHSCRPALGECDLPEFCLGNSGECPSDTYKQDGTPCQQGYFCVQGHCRNHDVQCADIFGYPSRSASPDCYQLFNVKGNRFGNCGIPNSSNPAYIQCAEKDLLCGKVVCTNVQQLPIIKPNCTLIQVPHGDDYCWSMDQYDTTDIPDYGDSASGNLCGSDKVCMESSCIDSSVLSYDCDLQEMCNGKGVCNNYKHCHCEAGFAPPNCKTPGTGGSVDSGPPGMEPDELPVGGGGNENNTTGNKRQEALLDSMIIILLILFFIILIIIIVCITKICRQAKEEVPPPEGEPAEAAAADAALEEAPQEEEGEREEEEEEEEESEP, via the coding sequence ATGTCAGTGGCAGCATCTGTGACACACTCTGCCTCTATACTGCCTTCTCTACGGAAAAACCAAGTGGCCTTGAAGGAGGGTAAGATAAAGTTTCAGACTTGGGCTCAGCAGAAGAGGGACATGAGGCTGGGGCCAGTGCCAGGATCTTCATGTTTCAGTTTGAGGATTGTGTTGCTCTTGGTGATTTCTCTGCCAAGCTTGTACTGTGACCTGGGATCAGTATATTACTCTTCCTATGAAACAGTCACCCCCAAGAGTCTGacagtggaaggaagggaagaccaAGTGGAAAAGCTCTCCTATGTGCTATTTATGCAGGGCCAGAAGCAGTTGATTCAACTGAAGGTGAAGAGAGACTATTTTGTGAATAACTTTCCAGTCTTCAGCTACCACGATGGCATCCTGGGGCAAGAAATGCCTTTCATCTCACATGACTGTCATTATGAAGGCTACATAGAAGGAATCCCAGGTTCTTTTGTTTCTGTCAACACCTGTTCAGGCCTCAGGGGCGTCCTGATTAAGGAGGAAAAATCCTATGGCATTGAGCCCATGCACTCTTCAAAACGGTGTGAACATGTGCTGTACACCATGGCCCATGAAGCTCCAGTCTCCTGTAGTGTCACTTCCAATGACAGCCAAGTGGCATTCACCAGCCGGCAACAAGAGAGCAGCAAGCCTCGCAGTCGGCAGGTGCCATCCTACTTGTGGTCACACACCAAGTACGTGGAGATGTTTGTCGTGGTCGACAACCAGCGGTTCCAAATGTGGGGCAGTGACGTCAATGAGACAGTCCAGAGAGTAATGGACATCATTGCTCTGGCCAACAGCTTCACCAGGGGAATAAACACAGAGGTGGTGCTGGCTGGAATGGAGATTTGGACTGAGGGGGACCTCATAGAGGTCCCAGTGGACCTGCGAGTTGCACTCAGGAATTTCAATAGCTGGAGACAAGAGAGGCTCTTCCATCGTGTGAAGCATGATGTTGCCCACATGATCGTTGGACACCATCCTAAAGAGGATACGGGGCAGGCATTTCTCAGCGGTGCCTGTTCAAGTGATTTTGCAGCAGCCATTGAATCCTTCCACCATGAGGATGTCCTCCTGTTTGCAGCACTCATGGTCCATGAGCTTGGGCACAACTTGGGTATTCCGCATGACCATTCGGCCTGCGTTTGTAAAGATAAACCCTTTGGCCTCATGCGTGAAAATATCACTAAAGAAAGTGGCTTCAGCGACTGCAGCTCTGACTTCTTCTACCAGTTCCTCTGGGAACACAAAGGGGCCTGCCTATTTAACAAGCCTGGGCACAGAGGCCGCTTACGGAGGAAAGCCCAATGTGGTAATGGTCTCCTGGAGGACACTGAACAGTGTGACTGTGGTTCTGATTGTGACATTCACCCGTGTTGTGACCAGGAATGTATGCTGAAGGCTCATGCATTGTGTAATCCTGGACCCTGCTGTAATAATTCGTGCCAATATGAACCAACTGGACACAGCTGCCGTCCTGCTTTGGGGGAGTGTGACCTTCCAGAGTTTTGTCTTGGTAACTCTGGAGAATGCCCCTCAGACACCTACAAGCAAGATGGTACACCATGTCAGCAAGGTTACTTCTGTGTTCAGGGTCACTGCAGGAACCATGATGTTCAATGTGCTGACATTTTTGGGTACCCTTCAAGATCTGCCTCTCCTGACTGTTACCAGTTATTTAACGTGAAAGGGAATAGGTTTGGAAACTGTGGTATTCCCAATTCGAGTAACCCAGCATATATTCAATGTGCAGAGAAGGATCTACTTTGTGGGAAAGTTGTATGTACAAATGTGCAACAGCTACCTATTATCAAACCCAATTGTACACTGATACAGGTCCCTCATGGAGATGACTACTGCTGGTCCATGGATCAGTATGACACTACTGATATCCCTGATTATGGAGATTCAGCGAGTGGCAATCTCTGTGGCTCAGACAAAGTCTGCATGGAGTCCTCCTGCATAGATTCCTCTGTTCTCAGTTATGATTGTGATCTACAGGAAATGTGTAATGGAAAAGGAGTCTGCAACAATTATAAGCACTGCCATTGTGAGGCTGGTTTTGCCCCTCCTAACTGCAAAACTCCAGGAACTGGTGGTAGTGTGGACAGTGGCCCCCCTGGTATGGAACCTGATGAACTGCCAGTAGGTGGAggtggaaatgaaaacaataccACTGGTAACAAACGTCAAGAAGCTCTCTTAGACTCGATGATCATAATACttcttatactttttttcataatattaataatcataatTGTTTGCATCACCAAGATTTGTAGACAGGCAAAAGAAGAAGTCCCTCCACCAGAAGGGGAACCAGCAGAGGCTGCTGCAGCAGATGCTGCCCTGGAAGAGGCTCCccaagaagaggagggagagagagaggaggaagaggaggaagaggaagaatcaGAGCCATAA